CGAGCCATGCGGCCTTCTAGGACGTCGGACCTCCCGCCCGGCCCGATACGCCCGTCGCCCCGAGTCCTGCGGTCAGGACCCGGGGCGACTGTCGTGCGTTCCACCTCGGACCTCGCGCCGTCAGTGCCGGCTGCCGGTGCCGCGGCGGCGTACGAAGTAGAGGGTGCCGGTGGCGGCCGCGAGCACGAGGGCCGCGCCCGCCGTGACCTCCACCGGGTTCATGGTGCCGGAGCTGCCGCCGAGCCCGCCGCGCACCCCGCTGGGCGCGATCGCCGTGGAGCTGACGGTCGGGGTCGTGGTCGGAGCGGTCGTGGGCGTCGGGGTGGTGGTGGCGCCCCCGGTGATGGTGAGGTTGACGTTGCGGGTGGTACCGGTGGAGCCGCAGGCGAACGTCACCGCGTAGACCGCGCCCCGGCGGGCGTCCGTGTCGACGGTGGCGGTGGCGGTGGTGCTGCCGCTCGGGATGACGGTCGTGTCGAAGATGCCCGAGGTGACGGTCGTCTCGCCGGTGCACCCGCCACCGCCGAGGGTCACCCGGCCCCCCGGAGCGATCACCGAGGGGGAGATCGTCGGGTTGAACGTGTTGATGGCCCCGTCAGGCGCGGCGTGGGCGGCGGACGGAGCCAGCAGGGTGAGGGCGGTGGCGCCCAGGAGTGCGAGGGGTGCGACACGTATCGCGCGCATGGTGGGTCCTCCGGGTTCCCCGAGGGGCAGCTGCGGAATGAATTTCCACATAGCAGGAAAAATGCACCTCGATGCGCGACACGCTAGGAGGCGTGCGGACCGACCGCTATCGGGGTCCGGCGAACGGGTCATTCAGTCCCCCGGCCGGCGCACTCGGCGGTCCACCGGCCGGGGGAGCGGGTATCAGCGGGTGGCGTGCGGGAACAGGTCGAGGAAGGGCTCGGCGGTGGCCGAGATGCCCCGGCCGAAGGGCGCGTCGAAGTCCCAGATCAGGAAGAGCAGGAAGGCGATCAGCGCGCTGAAGAGCCCCGCCAGCAGCAGCTCCCGGAACGTTCTCCGGATCTGCAGGGTGAAGATCAGCCCGACCGTCACCAGCGCCCCGATGATCAGGCCGAACCACACCACCCCGGGCATCGTCGCCCCCGCGTTCTGTCCCCGTGAGCTGCGGGCGTCGTCCGCCGCCGCCACCTGGTCCACCAGCGGCTGGTAGGCCTGTCCCTCCAGTTCCGTCCGGGGTTCGAACTCGGTGACGTCCGCCCGCACCCGGTCGAGCAGCTCCGTGCCGCGTTCGGTGAGGGTGCCCTTCGCCGACATCACCTTCCACTCGGCGTCGAGGACATGGGCGACGTACGCGTCCACGTCCGCGCGGATGCGGTCGCGGACCTCGGCCGGGTAGACGGAGGAGCGGGCCTGCACCTCGTGCAGCGCCTGCGCCTCCAGCCGTACGGACTCCTGGGCGGCGCTGCGGCCCTCCCAGACCCCGGCGATGGCCAGACCCAGCACGATCGCGTAGACCACGCCGATCATCATCGTCATGTACTCGATGACGTCGGGCGTCTGGGACGGATCGTCGTCATCGGCGATCCGGCGGTTGTTGAGGACCGCGATGGTGAGCACGACCGCGCAGGCCGAGGCCATGGCAATGCTCAGGACGAGCCATTCGGACATGGGTGACTCCTCGTCAGCGGGACGATCGGGGCCGCAGCACGGCGACGGCGAACACCGCCGGGGCGGTGATCAGCAGGGTCGTGGACACCAGCGAGGGTCCGCTCCGCGGCTCCTTGCGGGTCGCTTTGCGGTACGTCGGAAGCGCCACGCGCCGGGCCTCCGGCGGCTTCGGCCGCACCGAAGGGCTCGGTGACGGCTTCGGCACCGGCTGGGGCGCGGGCGCGGGCGCGGCCTTCGGCGGGGGCGGTGGTGGCGGCGGTGACGGCGGCTCCGGTGGAGGTGGCGGTGGCGGTGGCGGAGATGGTGGCGGCGGTTCCGGCGCCGGTGGCGGCGGGGGAGGAGGCGCTGGTGGAGGCGGCGGCTCCGGTGGAGGTGGTGGCTTCGGGGGCGGCGGGGGTGGTGGGGGCTCCGGAATGGTGACCGCCACGCAGTTTCCGCTGCCCGCCACGGCGACCGCCGTGCTGCCGTCGTCCTGCCCGATGGTGGCCACCGCGCAGGCGTCGGCGGTCGCGGGCTGCGGTACGGCTATCAGCCAGACGAGTGCGGCGGCTGCCGAGAGCCGCCCGATGCGGGATCCGTACACGACCGGGAGCCTGATCGACGCCGCCCGGCGACACGCGCGACTCCGCGGGGATTCGCCTGATGGTGGGACAATGGGCCGTTCATGTTTGCGCACGGTTGACGCTCCGGCAGATGGCCGGCCCTCGACCCGGTGCGCGCTCCGCCGAATTCTTCCCGGCCCGCGTTGAACGCCACCCCCGTGACGCCGCGTACCTAGGGCCATGAACGGCGCGGACTCGCGCCGCCATCGGAGCGATACGACGACGTACTACGGGAGTCGACATGAACACCTGGCGCAACGCCTCGCTCGCGGTCACCGCTGCGGCCCTTTTGACGCTGATGACGGCGTGCGGTCAGGAGCAGGGCACGGCATCGCCCAACGGCCAGGCGGTCGGCAACGCGGCCCCGGCGCAACAGCCGGCGGAGGGCGGCTACGGCTCGGACGGCGCTGGTTACGGCTCCGGCGCGGATGTCGCGGCCCCCAAGGCGGCGGGTCAACTCGCCGTGCGGAACAGCAAGAAGCTCGGGAAGGTGCTCACCGACAGCGAGGGGTTCACCCTCTACCGCTTCGACAAGGACACCGCCAAGCCGCCGAAGTCGAACTGCGACGGCGAGTGCGAGAAAGCATGGCCCGTGGTGCCCGCCGACGATGCCACCGCCGCCGCCGGGACCGATGCCTCGCTGCTCGGCGAGGTCGTGCGGACCGACGGCTCCAAGCAGTTGACCGTCGGCGGCTGGCCGATGTACCGGTTCGCCAAGGACACCTCGCCGGGGCAGACAGGCGGCCAGGGCGTCGGCGGTACGTGGTTCGCCGCCGCCCCCGACGGGAAGAAGGCGGCGGCCAACGCCGACAGCACGGAAGGCGCCGAACCGGCCGACGCGGCGGGGCTTTCGGTCCGCGAGGACCCGGAACTCGGCGACATCGTGGTGGACAAGCGCGGTATGACGGTTTACCGGTTCACCAAGGACTCCGCGTGGCCGATGAAGACGGCCTGCACCGGTGAGTGCCTCAAGAAGTGGCCGGTAGTCGCCCCTGTGTCCAAAAACTCGGTGGAAGGCGTGACGAAGAAGGGATTTGTCACTTTCGACCGGCCTGACGGGATCAAGCAGCAGACCATCGACTGCTGGCCGGTCTATACGTTCGCCGGGGACGAGAAGCCGGGTGACGTGAACGGCCAGGGAGTCGGCGGCACATGGTTCGCGGTCTCACCCGACTCCAAGCTCGTCGGTGCACAGAAGTAACCGTCCAGTAGCTCTCAAGTAGCCCCGAACCACCGGGAATCCGTGGGTGAAGCTCCGGTCCGTCGCTGCATGTGTACGCGCAGCGACGGACCGGTCGTTGTTGCCACCGGAGTGTGACCAATAACGGATCGCTAATTTCCGTTTCCACTCGCTCTCTTGGCGGTCGATCAGTAGCCTCTGGTCAACACTGACCATGAACATGGCCGGATCGCCGTGGCGAACTTGTTGGAGACATCGATGGAGCGTCCCGCCTGGGCACCGCAAGGCATAGATATCTCGGTGCCGAGCGTGTCCCGCATGTACGACTTCTATCTGGGCGGATCGCACAATTTCGAGGTCGACCGGGAAGCCGCGCGGAAGGCCATGGAGTTCCTGCCGGGCCTCCCCAAGATCATGCAGGCGAATCGGGCCTTTATGCGCCGGACCGTGCGGTATGCCGTCGACGCGGGGATCGACCAGTTCCTGGACATCGGCTCCGGTATCCCGACCTTCGGCAACGTCCACGAGGTCGCCCAGGCCGCCGACCCGCGGGCCAGGGTGGCCTACGTCGACCACGACCCGGTCGCCGTCGCCCACAGCCAGGCGGTGCTGGAGGGCAACGACCACGCCGTCATAGCCGCCGCCGATCTGCGCCGCCCCCAGGAGATCCTGGAGAACCCGGCGGTCACCGGACTGCTCGATCTGGACCGCCCGGTGGCCCTGCTGCTCGTCGCGGTGCTCCACTTCATCGAGGACGCCGACGACCCCCGCGCGGCGGTCGCCGGACTGCGCGACGCGCTGGCCCCCGGCAGCCTCCTCATCCTGACCCACGCCTCGTACGAGGGCATCCCGCTCTCCAAGGAGGAGGCGGACGGCACGGTCGGCGTCTACCGCACCATCCGCAACCCGCTCATCATGCGGACGCACGAGGAGATCGGCGCGTTCTTCGAGGGGTACGAGATGGTGGAGCCCGGTCTCGTGTCGATGCCCGAGTGGCGGCCCGACACCCCGCAGTCCCCGGAGCAGGAAGACCCGTACGCCTTCTCGGGCTTCGGCGGGGTCGGGCGTAAGGCGTGAGTATTCCCGCCCAGGCGTCCGGTGAGCAGGACGCGGAACCGGACGGTCCCGAAGGCCGGCTCCGGAGGTTCGCCACGATCTGGAGCCGGGCCATCTTCCCCCTGACGGCCACCTCCCTGACCCGGCCCGAGTTCGAGCAGCACCTGCTGCCGCTGGCCCGCGAGCTCAGCCTCACCCTGCACGCCCACCCGTTCGACGCCTCGCCCGCCGCCCGGATCGGCGCGGCACTGGTCGACGCGCACTGCACCGACCCGGACGCCCTCAGTTCCACGCTCGGGGTCGTCGACTCCTACCTCGTGCTGTACTGCGGCGGCAACGGCCCCGGCGAGCTGTCCACCGAGGACGCCCGCGCCCGGTGCGCCCGGATCCAGCACACCCTCGCCTCCGGCTTCTCCCAGGCCCTGCGCGAGCGGACCCTCGCCGAGCAGGAGGCCATCGCCCGCTCGGCTCTCACCGCCCGCTCGAATGCCGAACAGGCCCTCCACACCACCGAGGCGCGCTTCCGCGCGGTCTTCAAGGACGCCGCCGTCGGCATCGGCATCGCCGACCTCGACGGCAACATCCTGGAGATCAACGACACCCTCACCAAGATGTTCGGCGGCCTGGAGCACCATGTCCGCAGCCACAGGGTGAACGAGTGGGTCCACCCCGAGGACTCGCCGCAGGTGTGGAAGTTCTACAACGAGCTGGTACGGGGGGAGCGCGACCACTACCGGGTCGAGAAGGCGTACTACCGCAACGACGGCACCGTCCTGTGGACCAACCTCACCGTCTCGCTGCTGCGCGACCCCGAGGGCCGCCCCCAGTACCAGCTGGCGCTGATGGAGGACACCACCGAGCGCCGTCTGCTCAACCTGCGGCTGCGGTACGAGGCCACCCATGACGCGCTCACCGGACTGCCCAACCGGACCCTGTTCTTCGAGCGTCTGGAGAAGGTGCTCTCCGGCAAGGACGGCGGCCGCTTCGGCCTCTGCTACCTGGACCTCGACGGCTTCAAGGCCATCAACGACAGCCTCGGCCACGCGGCCGGCGACCGGCTCCTGGTCGAGGTCGCCGACCGGCTCCAGAGCTGCGCCACCGCACCCGGCGAGATGGTCGCCCGGCTCGGCGGCGACGAGTTCGTGGCCCTGACCACCGGCCCGGACACCGCCGACGCGGTGGGCGAGCTGGCCGGCCGCATCCTCCACGTGCTCGCCACCCCGGTCCGGCTGGACGGCCGCGAGCTGACCGTCCGGGGTTCGATCGGGATTGTGGAGGGCCCGGCCGGGGAGCGCAGCGCCGCCGAGGTGCTGCGCAGCGCCGACATCACCATGTACCGGGCCAAGGCGGCGGGCGGCAACCGCTTCGAACTCGCCGACGCCGAGGCCGACGCCCGCGCCATCACCCGCCACGGGCTGACCACCGCACTGCCCGCCGCGCTGGACCGGGGCGAGTTCTTCATCGAGTACCAGCCGCTCGTCCACCTGGGCGACGGCACGGTGCACGGCGCCGAGGCGCTCGTACGGTGGTGCCATCCGCAGCACGGGGTGCTCGGCCCCGACAGGTTCATCCCGCTCGCCGAGCACACCGGGCTGATCGTGCCGCTCGGCCGCTGGGTGCTGGAGGAGTCCGTCCGGCAGGCCAACTTCTGGCAGGAGCGGCACAGCGACGGCGGCCCGCTGCGGATCAACGTCAACCTCTCGCCGACCCAGCTGCACCACCCCCGGCTGGTCGCCGAGACCGTCGACGTACTGGAGCGCTCCGGCCTCGAACCCGGTGCGCTCTGCCTGGAGGTGACCGAGTCCGCCCTGATCGGCGCCGACGACGATCTCCTCAAGCCGCTGCGGCAGCTCGCGGAGATGGGCGTCGACATCGCGCTGGACGACTTCGGCACCGGCTACTCGAACCTGGCGAACCTGCGGCGGCTGCCGGTGAGCGTCCTCAAGCTGGACCGCTCCTTCACCCAGGGCATGCAGCAGCACCCGGCGGACCCGGTCGACCTGAAGATCGTCGAGGGGATCGTCTCGCTGGCCCACAGCCTGGAGCTGGCCGTCACGGTGGAGGGCGTGGAGACGGGGGCGCAGGCCGAGCAGCTGCGCCGGCTGGGCTGCGACACCGCCCAGGGCTGGTACTACGCGCGTCCGGGCGCCCCGGACCGCATCCACTCGCTGCTGCTGGCCGACGCGGTCTGAGGCGTAGGGGCACCGGGCGGGGGGAGTCAGCCGACCCCCGGCCCGTGCTCCAGCAGCATCCGCTGGAGCTCCCGGGCCGCCCGGGGCGGAGCCACGTCGCTGCGGTGCGCGAGAGCGATCGTGCGCCGCAGCCCCGGTCCGGCCAGCGGGGTCTTCCGCAGGTCAGGGCCCGCCCGGTTGGCGGCCATGCTCGGCACCACCGCGATGCCGAGCCCCGCCCGGACGAACCCGAGCACCGCGTCCATCTCACCGCCCTCCACCGTGAACGAGGGATCGAACCCCTCGGCCCGGCAGGCGGCGAGCGTCAGCTCCCGCAGGTTGTAGCCGTGCCGGAACATCACCAGCGGCGCCCCTTCGAGATCCGCGACCCGCACCCGGCCACCGCGCCCCGGCGCGGGTTCGGCGGCGGACGACACCACCACCAGGTCCTCCCGCAGCAGCTCCACCGTGGTCAGCGCGGGGGAGGCGGCGGGCAGCGGCAGCACCACCAGCGCCAGGTCGAGAGCGCCGCGCGCCAGCTGCCGTACGAGGTCGTGCGAACCGCCCTCCTCCAGCAGCAGCCGCACCCCCGGATGGCGGTCGTGGAAGGCACGCAGCACATCGGGCAGCAGCCCCGTACAGAGGCTCGGCGTCGCCCCCAGCCGCACCCGGCCGCTGCGCAGCTGCACCAGCTCCTGCACCTCGTGGCGCGCGGTCTCCGCATCGGCGAGGATCCGCCGGGCCAGCGGCAGCAGGGCCTCGCCCGCGTCGGTGAGGGCGATGTTGCCCCGCGCCCGGCTGAACAGCTCGGCGCCCAGCTCGCTCTCCAGGGCCCGGATCTGCTGGGAGAGCGAGGGCTGCGAGACATGCACGGCCTCGGCGGCCCGGGTGAAGTGCAGGGTCTCGGCGACGGCCACGAAATAGGTGAGCTGCTGGAAGTGCATACACCGAGGCTACCGTCGTCCGATAGGTAAAGCCTATGAAGATCAGCCGCTCCATGTCTTGGACTGATCAGTTCAGGGCCCCTACCGTCAGGTCCATGGCATTGGCAACGCGGACGGACCGACGGCCGTCGATGACGCGTACGCTCTGGGACTCGACCGTCGGCAAGAAGACCATCATGGCCGTCTCCGGCCTGATCATGCTCGGGTACCTCGTGGCCCACATGGTCGGGAACCTGAAGATCTTCTTCGGACCCGGTGAGTTCGACGGCTACGCCCACTGGCTGCGCACCATGGGCGAGCCGATCCTGCACTACGAGTGGGCGCTGTGGATCGTCCGCGTGGGGCTGGTCGCCGCCGTCGTGCTGCACGGCATCTCCGCGTACCAGCTGAGCCGCCGCGACATCAGAGCGCGCCCGGCGAAGTACGTCCACAAGAGGGCCCGCGCCAGCTACGCCACCCGGACCATGCGCTGGGGCGGCATCATCCTCGCGCTCTTCATCGTCTGGCACATCCTCGACCTGACGACCGGCACCGTCCACACCGGCTTCCAGGCCGGACACCCGTACCAGAACGTCATCGACACCTTCTCCACCTGGTACGGCAACGTCATCTACATCGTCGCCGTGCTCGCCATGGGCCTCCACGTCCAGCACGGCTTCTGGAGCGCCGCGCAGACGCTCGGCGTCGGCAACGCGACCCGCGACCGCGTCCTGAAGACCCTCGCCAACGTCCTCGCGGCGGTGCTGACCCTGGGCTTCATCTCCGTACCCGTCGCCGTCATGACCGGAGTGGTGAGCTGACATGCCCGACTACACGCACTACGCCACGGGCGAGCCCGTCGTCGACACCAAGGCGCCCGAAGGACCCGTCGCCGAGCGCTGGGACACCCGCCGCTTCCAAGCCAAGCTCGTGAACCCGGCCAACCGGCGCAAACATACGGTCATCGTCGTCGGCACCGGACTGGCCGGCGGATCGGCCGGCGCCACCCTGGCCGAACAGGGCTACCACGTCGTCCAGTTCTGCTTCCAGGACTCGCCCCGGCGCGCCCACTCGGTCGCCGCCCAGGGCGGCATCAACGCGGCGAAGAACTACCGCAACGACGGCGACTCCATCCACCGCCTCTTCTACGACACCGTCAAGGGCGGCGACTTCCGCGCCCGCGAGTCCAACGTCCACCGGCTGGCGCAGATCTCGGTGGAGATCATCGACCAGTGCGTCGCCCAGGGCGTCCCCTTCGCCCGCGAGTACGGCGGCCTCCTCGACAACCGGTCCTTCGGCGGTGTCCAGGTCTCCCGTACGTTCTACGCGCGCGGCCAGACCGGGCAGCAGCTCCTCCTCGGCGCCTACCAGGCGCTCTCCCGGCAGATCGCCACGGGCGGCGTCGAACTCCACGCCCGTACCGAGATGCTGGACCTCGTCGTGGTCGACGGCAAGGCGCGCGGGATCGTCGCCCGCGACCTGGTCACCGGGAAGATCGACACCTACTTCGCCGACGCGGTCGTCCTGGCCACCGGCGGCTACGGCAACGTCTTCTACCTGTCGACCAACGCCATGAACTCCAACGCCACCGCGATCTGGCGGGCCCACCGGCGCGGCGCCTACATGGCCAACCCCTGCTTCACCCAGATCCACCCCACCTGCATCCCGCGCACCGGCGACCACCAGTCCAAGCTCACCCTGATGAGCGAGTCGCTGCGCAACGACGGCCGTATCTGGGTCCCCAAGGCCAAGGGCGACGACCGGCCGGCCGACCAGATCCCCGAGGACGAGCGCGACTACTACCTGGAACGCATCTACCCGGCCTTCGGCAACCTGGTGCCCCGCGACATCGCCTCCCGCGCCGCCAAGAACGTCTGCGACGAGGGACGCGGTGTCGGTCCCGGCGGGCAAGGGGTCTACCTGGACTTCGCGGAGGCCATCGGCCGGATGGGCCGCAAGGCGGTCGAGGCCAAGTACGGCAACCTCTTCGACATGTACCAGCGGATCACCGACGAGGACCCCTACACGGTCCCGATGCGGATCTACCCCGCCGTGCACTACACGATGGGCGGCCTCTGGGTCGACTACGACCTCTCGACCACCATCCCCGGCCTCTTCGCCATCGGCGAGGCGAACTTCTCCGACCACGGGGCCAACCGGCTCGGCGCCTCCGCGCTGATGCAGGGCCTCGCCGACGGCTACTTCGTCCTGCCCTCCACCATCAACGACTACCTCGCCCGCAACCCGCACACCGAGAAGGTCGACGACGAACACCCGGCCGTGGCCGAGGTGGTGGCGGAGACCGAGGACCGGATCAACCTGCTGCTCTCCGTCGACGGCGACCGCACCCCCGACTCCTTCCACCGCGAGATCGGTGAACTCATGTGGGAACACTGCGGAATGGCCCGCACCGAGGACGGACTGCGGAAGGCGCTCGCCAAGATCCCGGAGATCCGGGAGGAGTTCTGGCGCCGCATCAAGGTGCCCGGCACCGGTGAACAGTTCAACCAGTCGCTGGAGAAGGCGAACCGCATCGTCGACTACCTGGAACTGGCCGAGCTGATGTGCCTCGACGCCCTGCACCGCGCCGAGTCCTGCGGCGGCCACTTCCGCGCCGAGTCCCAGACCCCCGAGGGCGAGGCCGAGCGGCGCGACGAGGAGTTCTCGTACGCCGCCGCCTGGGAGTTCACCACCACCGGTGGCGCCCCCGTCCTGCACAAGGAAGACCTCGTCTTCGAGTACGTCCACCCCACTCAGCGGAGCTACGCATGAAGCTCACCCTGCGCGTCTGGCGCCAGCAGAATGCCGAGACGCCCGGCGCCATGGCCACCTACGAAGTCGACGGGATCTCCCAGGACATGTCGTTCCTGGAGATGCTGGACACCCTCAACGAGGAGCTCATCCTCGCCGGGGACGAGCCCGTCGCCTTCGACCACGACTGCCGTGAGGGCATCTGCGGCGCGTGCAGCCTCGTCATCAACGGCGACGCCCACGGCCCGGAGCGCACCACCACCTGCCAGCTCCACATGCGGTCCTTCGCCGACGGCGACACGATCGACATCGAACCGTGGCGGGCCTCGGCCTTCCCGGTCGTCAAGGACCTGGTCGTGGACCGCTCCTCCTTCGACCGGATCATCCAGTCCGGCGGCTACATCTCCGCCCCGACCGGCACCGCGCCCGACGCGCACGCCACCCCGGTGCCCAAGCCGGACGCCGAACTCGCCTTCGAGAACGCCGAATGCATCGGCTGCGGCGCCTGCGTCGCGGCCTGCCCCAACGGCTCGGCGATGCTGTTCACGGCCGCCAAGGTCAACCACCTCAACGTCCTGCCGCAGGGCGCCCCGGAGCGGGAGACCCGCGTGCTGGACATGGTGGCGCAGATGGACGAGGAGGGGTTCGGCGGCTGCACCCTGACCGGCGAGTGCGCGACCGCCTGCCCGAAGGGCATTCCGCTGCCGTCGATCGCGGCGATGAACAAGGAGTGGCTGCGGGCGACGCGCAAGGTCCGCCGCTGACAGGGGAGGTGATCCCGTACGGTCGTGAACTCCGGACCGTACGGGATCACCTCCCCAGCGCCTTCGCCAGATAGGGTGCGGTACGGCTCTCCGCCGCCCGCGCCACCTCCTGAGGCGTACCGGACGCCACGATCCGCCCGCCCCGGTCGCCGCCGCCCGGCCCCATGTCGATGACGTGGTCCGCGCCCGCCACCACGGCCATGTCGTGCTCCACGACGACCACCGTGTTGTGCGCCTCCACCAGACCGTGCAACTGCCGCATCAGCACCTCGACATCGGCCGGATGCAGACCGGTCGTCGGCTCGTCCAGCAGATACAGCGTGTGCCCGCGCCGGGTGCGCTGGAGCTCGGAGGCGAGCTTGATCCGCTGGGCCTCACCGCCGGACAGCTCGGTGGCGGGCTGCCCGAGCCGCAGATAGCCGAGCCCCACGTCCAGCAGGGTGGTCAGCGGGCGCTCGGCGGCCGGGGTCCCGGAGAAGAAGCCCACCGCCGACTCCACGGTGAGATCCAGGACTTGAGCGATCGTCAGGCCCCGCAGCATCACCTCCAACGTCTCCGCGTTGTAGCGCGCGCCATGGCAGTCCGGACAGGGCGCGTACGTACTCGGCAGGAAGAGCAGCTCCACCGAGACGAACCCCTCGCCCTGGCAGGTCTCGCACCGCCCGCCACTCACGTTGAACGAGAACCGCCCCGCCGTGTAGCCCCGCTCCCGCGCCGTCTCCGTCCGCGCGAACAACTTGCGTACGGTGTCGAAGAGGCCGGTGTACGTGGCCAGGTTGGACCGGGGCGTCCGCCCGATCGGCCTCTGGTCCACCTGGACGAGCCGGTCCACCGCCTCCAGGCCGGTGACCGAGGCGCAGAACCGCTCACCCGCCCCGGCAGCCTCCTCACCCGCCTGCCGGTCCGCCAGCGCACCGGCCAGCGCCTGGCCCACCAGGGTCGACTTGCCGGACCCCGACACCCCGGTCACCGCGGTGAACACCCCGAGCGGGAAGGCCGCGTCGACCCCGCGCACATTGTGCCGCTCCACCCCGGAGAGCCGGATCCACCCGGAGGGGGTGCGCGGCTCCCGTACCGGCGCGGGGTCCTGATCGTCCTCGGGGAACAGGAACCGCCGCGTCGCCGACTCCGGCACCTCGGCCAGCCCCTCCGGCGGCCCGCTGTGCAGCACCCGCCCACCGTGCTCCCCGGCCAGCGGGCCCACATCCACCAGCCAGTCCGCCCGCCGCACCACATCCATCTGGTGCTCCACCACGAAGACCGAGTTCCCGGCCTCCTTGAGCCGGCCGAGCACCCTGAGCAGGGACTCCGTATCGGCGGGGTGCAGCCCGGCGGACGGCTCGTCCAGCACGTAGACGACGCCGAAGAGCCCTGAGCGCAACTGCGTGGCCAGCCGCAGCCGTTGCAGCTCGCCGGAGGAGAGGGTGGGGGCCGTGCGGCCGAGGCTCAGATAGCCGAGCCCCAGCTCGGTCACCGTCCCGATCCGGGCCAGCAGATCGCCGGTCAGCACCCGGGCCGTCTCCTCACCACCCGCCCCGGCGTCGGCCAGCACCTCCGCCAGTGCGGACAGCGGAAGCGCGGCCAGCTCCGCGATGGTCCGCCCGGCGAAGGTCACCGCCATCGCCTCCGGCCGCAGCCTGCTCCCGCCGCACACCGGGCACGGCACACTCGTCAGGAAGCGCTCCGCCTTCGCCCGCAGCGTGCGGCTCCTGGTGTCGGCGAAGGTGTGCAGCACATAGCGCCGGGCGCTCATGTACGTTCCCTGGTAAGGGCGTTGGATCCGGCCCGCGTCCCGTACCGGATGCACCGTCACCACCGGCTGCTCATCCGTGAACAGGATCCACTCCCGGTCCTTCGCCGCCAGCTCGCGCCACGGCCGGTCGACGTCGTATCCGAGTGCGTCCAGCACATCGCGCAGGTTCTTCCCCTGCCAGGCCCCCGGCCAGGCGGCGATCGCGCCGTCCCGGACCGACAGCGAGGGGTCGGGTACGAGCAGCTCCTCGTCC
This DNA window, taken from Streptomyces griseus subsp. griseus, encodes the following:
- a CDS encoding DUF4239 domain-containing protein produces the protein MSEWLVLSIAMASACAVVLTIAVLNNRRIADDDDPSQTPDVIEYMTMMIGVVYAIVLGLAIAGVWEGRSAAQESVRLEAQALHEVQARSSVYPAEVRDRIRADVDAYVAHVLDAEWKVMSAKGTLTERGTELLDRVRADVTEFEPRTELEGQAYQPLVDQVAAADDARSSRGQNAGATMPGVVWFGLIIGALVTVGLIFTLQIRRTFRELLLAGLFSALIAFLLFLIWDFDAPFGRGISATAEPFLDLFPHATR
- a CDS encoding SAM-dependent methyltransferase, coding for MERPAWAPQGIDISVPSVSRMYDFYLGGSHNFEVDREAARKAMEFLPGLPKIMQANRAFMRRTVRYAVDAGIDQFLDIGSGIPTFGNVHEVAQAADPRARVAYVDHDPVAVAHSQAVLEGNDHAVIAAADLRRPQEILENPAVTGLLDLDRPVALLLVAVLHFIEDADDPRAAVAGLRDALAPGSLLILTHASYEGIPLSKEEADGTVGVYRTIRNPLIMRTHEEIGAFFEGYEMVEPGLVSMPEWRPDTPQSPEQEDPYAFSGFGGVGRKA
- a CDS encoding LysR family transcriptional regulator; this translates as MHFQQLTYFVAVAETLHFTRAAEAVHVSQPSLSQQIRALESELGAELFSRARGNIALTDAGEALLPLARRILADAETARHEVQELVQLRSGRVRLGATPSLCTGLLPDVLRAFHDRHPGVRLLLEEGGSHDLVRQLARGALDLALVVLPLPAASPALTTVELLREDLVVVSSAAEPAPGRGGRVRVADLEGAPLVMFRHGYNLRELTLAACRAEGFDPSFTVEGGEMDAVLGFVRAGLGIAVVPSMAANRAGPDLRKTPLAGPGLRRTIALAHRSDVAPPRAARELQRMLLEHGPGVG
- a CDS encoding succinate dehydrogenase cytochrome b subunit, encoding MALATRTDRRPSMTRTLWDSTVGKKTIMAVSGLIMLGYLVAHMVGNLKIFFGPGEFDGYAHWLRTMGEPILHYEWALWIVRVGLVAAVVLHGISAYQLSRRDIRARPAKYVHKRARASYATRTMRWGGIILALFIVWHILDLTTGTVHTGFQAGHPYQNVIDTFSTWYGNVIYIVAVLAMGLHVQHGFWSAAQTLGVGNATRDRVLKTLANVLAAVLTLGFISVPVAVMTGVVS
- a CDS encoding putative bifunctional diguanylate cyclase/phosphodiesterase, with product MSIPAQASGEQDAEPDGPEGRLRRFATIWSRAIFPLTATSLTRPEFEQHLLPLARELSLTLHAHPFDASPAARIGAALVDAHCTDPDALSSTLGVVDSYLVLYCGGNGPGELSTEDARARCARIQHTLASGFSQALRERTLAEQEAIARSALTARSNAEQALHTTEARFRAVFKDAAVGIGIADLDGNILEINDTLTKMFGGLEHHVRSHRVNEWVHPEDSPQVWKFYNELVRGERDHYRVEKAYYRNDGTVLWTNLTVSLLRDPEGRPQYQLALMEDTTERRLLNLRLRYEATHDALTGLPNRTLFFERLEKVLSGKDGGRFGLCYLDLDGFKAINDSLGHAAGDRLLVEVADRLQSCATAPGEMVARLGGDEFVALTTGPDTADAVGELAGRILHVLATPVRLDGRELTVRGSIGIVEGPAGERSAAEVLRSADITMYRAKAAGGNRFELADAEADARAITRHGLTTALPAALDRGEFFIEYQPLVHLGDGTVHGAEALVRWCHPQHGVLGPDRFIPLAEHTGLIVPLGRWVLEESVRQANFWQERHSDGGPLRINVNLSPTQLHHPRLVAETVDVLERSGLEPGALCLEVTESALIGADDDLLKPLRQLAEMGVDIALDDFGTGYSNLANLRRLPVSVLKLDRSFTQGMQQHPADPVDLKIVEGIVSLAHSLELAVTVEGVETGAQAEQLRRLGCDTAQGWYYARPGAPDRIHSLLLADAV
- a CDS encoding SCO0930 family lipoprotein produces the protein MNTWRNASLAVTAAALLTLMTACGQEQGTASPNGQAVGNAAPAQQPAEGGYGSDGAGYGSGADVAAPKAAGQLAVRNSKKLGKVLTDSEGFTLYRFDKDTAKPPKSNCDGECEKAWPVVPADDATAAAGTDASLLGEVVRTDGSKQLTVGGWPMYRFAKDTSPGQTGGQGVGGTWFAAAPDGKKAAANADSTEGAEPADAAGLSVREDPELGDIVVDKRGMTVYRFTKDSAWPMKTACTGECLKKWPVVAPVSKNSVEGVTKKGFVTFDRPDGIKQQTIDCWPVYTFAGDEKPGDVNGQGVGGTWFAVSPDSKLVGAQK